A window from Eubalaena glacialis isolate mEubGla1 chromosome 1, mEubGla1.1.hap2.+ XY, whole genome shotgun sequence encodes these proteins:
- the OAT gene encoding ornithine aminotransferase, mitochondrial — protein sequence MFSKLARLQTVAVLRGVHSSVASATSVATKKTVQGPPSSDYIFERESKYGAHNYHPLPVALERGKGVYVWDLEGRKYFDFLSAYSAVNQGHCHPKIVNALKSQADKLTLTSRAFYNNVLGEYEEYVTKLFNYHKVLPMNTGVEAGETACKLARRWGYTVKGIPKYKAKIVFAAGNFWGRTLSAISSSTDPTSYDGFGPFMPGFEIIPYNDLPALERALQDPNVAAFMVEPIQGEAGVVVPDPGYLVGVRELCTQHQVLFIADEIQTGLARTGRWLAVDHENVRPDMVLLGKALSGGLYPVSAVLCDDEIMLTIKPGEHGSTYGGNPLGCRVAIAALEVLEEENLAENAEKMGVILRNELMKLPSDIVTAVRGKGLLNAIVIRETKDYDAWKVCLRLRDNGLLAKPTHGDIIRFAPPLVIKEDEILEAVEIINKTILSF from the exons ATGTTTTCCAAACTAGCACGTTTGCAGACTGTTGCTGTCCTTCGTGGAGTTCATTCTTCAGTGGCTTCTGCTACATCTGTTGCAACTAAAAAAACAGTCCAAGGCCCTCCATCCTCTGATTACATTTTTGAACGGGAATCTAAATATGGTGCCCACAACTACCACCCTTTACCTGTAGCCCTGGAGAGAGGGAAAG gtgTTTATGTATGGGATTTAGaaggcagaaaatattttgactttCTGAGTGCCTACAGTGCTGTCAACCAAGGGCATTGTCATCCAAAGATTGTGAATGCTTTGAAAAGTCAGGCGGACAAATTGACCTTAACATCTAGGGCCTTCTACAATAACGTGCTCGGTGAATACGAAGAGTATGTCACCAAACTTTTCAACTACCACAAAGTTCTTCCCATGAATACAG GAGTGGAGGCTGGAGAGACTGCTTGCAAACTTGCTCGTAGATGGGGATATACCGTGAAGGGGATCCCGAAATACAAAGCAAAGATTGTTTTTGCAG cTGGAAACTTTTGGGGTAGAACATTGTCTGCTATCTCCAGTTCCACAGACCCAACCAGTTACGATGGTTTTGGACCATTTATGCCAGGTTTCGAAATCATTCCATATAATGATCTGCCTGCTCTTGAG CGTGCACTTCAGGACCCAAACGTTGCCGCGTTCATGGTGGAACCAATTCAGGGTGAAGCAGGCGTTGTTGTTCCAGATCCAGGCTACCTTGTGGGCGTGCGAGAGCTCTGCACCCAGCACCAG GTTCTGTTTATTGCTGATGAAATACAGACAGGATTGGCCAGAACTGGTAGATGGCTGGCTGTTGATCACGAAAATGTCAGACCTGATATGGTCCTTCTAGGAAAGGCACTTTCTGGTGGTTTATACCCT GTATCCGCAGTGTTGTGTGATGATGAAATAATGCTGACCATTAAACCAGGGGAACATGGTTCAACGTATGGTGGCAATCCACTGGGCTGCCGAGTGGCCATTGCGGCCCTGGAG GTTTTGGAAGAAGAAAACCTTGCtgaaaatgcagagaaaatgGGTGTCATCTTGAGAAATGAACTCATGAAGCTACCTTCTGATATTGTAACGGCTGTAAGAGGAAAAGGATTATTAAATGCTATTGTTATTAGAGAAACCAAAG ATTATGATGCTTGGAAGGTGTGCCTGCGACTTCGAGATAATGGACTTCTGGCCAAGCCAACCCACGGTGATATCATCAGGTTTGCACCTCCACTTGTGATCAAGGAGGATGAGATTCTGGAGGCCGTGGAAATCATTAACAAGACCATCTTGTCTTTCTGA